AATAGATGCAACTTTTAGCCATCCACGCAAGCCCAAGAAGTCAGGGCAATTCTGAAATTTTCCTTGATGCCTTCCTCTCTACCCTTAATCACCAAAAGATAAAAACCGAAAAGATAAAACTTACGGAACTTAAATTCTCCCCTTGTGTTGAATGCGGAGGTTGTGAAAAAGACGGAACGTGTATTCTTAAAGATGACCTAACCGAAGTTTACCCTAAAATTCTTAAGGCTAACTTTCTGGTGGTAGCAACCCCTATCTTCTTTTATTCCCATCCTTCTTTTTTGCAGGCCTTCTTCGAAAGATTTCAGGCCTTCTGGGTCTCTAAATATCTTCTTAAAGCTCCACCTCCCTCTCAAAAACCAAAAGGTATCCTTCTTGCTTTAGGTGCAACCAAAGGCAAAAAAGTCTTTGAATGTTTAGTAAGAAGTTTTAAATACGTGCTTGATACCATAGACGGAGAATATATAGGAGGAATTTTTTTAAGAGGGATTGATAAAAAGGGAGAAATACTTAAACACCTTGAGGGTTTAGAAAAGGTTAAAACTTTAGGAGAAAAACTCTCTATCCTCGAAAAAAAGGACTTAACCAAGTCTAAAGAAGAGTTAGCTCAATTTTTAGGGCTTGACTTAGACCCTACTCCTTAACCCCTTATTCAAAAAGTTTAGCATAGGCTCTTGCTTTTCCTTCTATGTCGTTATCCTTCCATAGGTCGCTTATAACAGCTACCATGTCTGCCCCTAATTGGACAAGCTCCTTTGCTCGCTCTAAGGTTATGCCACCTATAGCACATACAGGAATTTTTAGAGTCTTTTTAGCAAGAGGGATCAAGGTTTTATCTACTACGGTTGAGTTCGGTTTGGTAGGAGAGGGGTAAAAACTCCCAAAGGCCACATAAGTGGCTCCCTGTTTTTCTGCCTCCATGGCTCTTCTCAAGTCTCCATAACAGGAAACCCCGATGATAGGGCCTTTAAAAATCTCTTTAACCTGGCTAAGAGGCTGATCGTCTTTACCTACATGCACCCCGTCTGCCAGCACTTTGGCTGCCAAATCTACCCTGTCGTTAACGATAAAATAAGCACCAAACCTGTGGCAAAGCTTCTTTAGTTCTATGGCTATGTTTGTTAAAACCTCTAAATCTGAGTTTTTATCTCTTAGTTGAACAAACTTAGCCCCTCCTTTTAACGCCTTTTCAACCATTCGAAAGATTTCTCCGTCTTGATAAGGGGTCAAAACCTCGTCGGTTATCACATAAAAACCTTTTAAAACCATCTAATATCTCTTTACTATAGAAACCTCTGGCAATCTTTCTTTTAAATAAGCATCTACTCTGTGG
Above is a genomic segment from Thermodesulfobacterium commune DSM 2178 containing:
- a CDS encoding flavodoxin family protein, which encodes MQLLAIHASPRSQGNSEIFLDAFLSTLNHQKIKTEKIKLTELKFSPCVECGGCEKDGTCILKDDLTEVYPKILKANFLVVATPIFFYSHPSFLQAFFERFQAFWVSKYLLKAPPPSQKPKGILLALGATKGKKVFECLVRSFKYVLDTIDGEYIGGIFLRGIDKKGEILKHLEGLEKVKTLGEKLSILEKKDLTKSKEELAQFLGLDLDPTP
- the thiE gene encoding thiamine phosphate synthase codes for the protein MVLKGFYVITDEVLTPYQDGEIFRMVEKALKGGAKFVQLRDKNSDLEVLTNIAIELKKLCHRFGAYFIVNDRVDLAAKVLADGVHVGKDDQPLSQVKEIFKGPIIGVSCYGDLRRAMEAEKQGATYVAFGSFYPSPTKPNSTVVDKTLIPLAKKTLKIPVCAIGGITLERAKELVQLGADMVAVISDLWKDNDIEGKARAYAKLFE